One Bombus pyrosoma isolate SC7728 linkage group LG9, ASM1482585v1, whole genome shotgun sequence genomic window carries:
- the LOC122571049 gene encoding F-box/WD repeat-containing protein 5 isoform X1, producing the protein MGLLMINKGLCFDMDIDESVTQENQENTNGDAIKLEERNNRLSESSERNEDWYYMPDSILLNIFQYLTPRELTIAGEVCKSWHRVSRDEFLWKDLLYQTYKIDPDIGIMPGKTSWLGEFKRLTYHTPLLETEVLKEHSHQVLHVSFSHNGKMFATCSKDGYIFVWKSQYPVSVKYLHDMKTFSWKYTQFSQFNSSDTLLLVSGVHFGTPLSTSGEIAVFRLAPGFGLQCRVINKPYDIFGTWYSEHYLLSGNLCWLAHLVSTSLLWLNKANQETSSEHVPIMTQLFRFYNGNASSVRAIMVANCLTPEQTESKEQENQPSSSNVKEERGNPPSHKDISSTSSSDNLEEEPVVLRHASSRLQYSTLEGGFMNWKKLGDGFEYANPIQYNQEYRQVEMEKKAQENDKESDNSQWDEENESGESSNTEEGDNDELSNNCEKYLIFTTGSKTYTPHQVGFKRIKNLKFPTRLDPGPSLRERIAQRERERERQNSYAFFTNWLNYESVADQFDKVDHLIDLHGHIIGMGLSPDHRYLYVNTRPWPRGYVITNPLQPPPIAQEIDIHVIDLVTLKQVGTMLRAHKAYTPNNECFFIFLDVCNEYVASGAEDKHGYLWDRHYGVCLAKFPHSDVVNSVAFNPRDPEMLVTTSDDYTVKVWRSRAVVRSLGLNEDSFRRGMEVRNRRKFRKSSCNVD; encoded by the exons ATGGGACTTTTGAtga TAAATAAAGGACTGTGTTTCGATATGGACATCGACGAGAGTGTTACACAGGAAAATCAGGAAAATACAAATGGAGATGCGATTaaattggaagaaagaaacaatcgTTTGTCCGAAAGCTCCGAAAGAAATGAGGACTGGTATTATATGCCGGATTCCATactcttgaatatttttcaatatctaaCGCCAAGGGAGTTGACAATCGCTGGAGAAGTATGCAAATCATGGCACAGAGTTTCGCGCGACGAATTTCTTTGGAAAGATCTGCTCTATCAGACATATAAAATAGATCCAGACATCGGCATTATGCCAG GGAAAACATCTTGGTTAGGAGAATTTAAACGTTTAACGTATCATACACCACTCTTAGAAACAGAGGTACTTAAAGAACATTCTCACCAAGTCTTACATGTTAGCTTCTCGCATAATGGAAAGATGTTTGCCACTTGTTCAAAAGATGGATACATCTTC GTTTGGAAAAGTCAATATCCTGTCAGTGTAAAGTACCTTCATGATATGAAAACATTTAGTTGGAAATATACACAGTTTTCACAATTCAATTCTTCAGATACTTTGTTACTTGTTTCTGGTGTACACTTTGGAACACCTCTGAGCACTTCGGGTGAAATAGCAGTATTTAGATTAGCAC CTGGCTTTGGTCTTCAGTGTAGAGTAATAAATAAACCTTATGACATATTTGGAACATGGTACAGTGAACATTACCTTTTAAGTGGAAATTTATGCTGGTTGGCACATTTAGTTAGTACTAGTCTCCTATGGCTTAATAAGGCAAATCAAGAGACATCTAGTGAACATGTGCCTATTATGACACAACTGTTTAG attttacaaTGGTAATGCTTCATCAGTTCGAGCAATAATGGTAGCTAATTGTTTAACACCTGAACAAACTGAATCTAAAGAGCAAGAAAATCAGCCTTCATCTTCCAAtgttaaagaagaaaggggAAATCCACCAAGCCATAAAGATATTTCATCTACATCTTCTAGTGACAATTTAGAAGAAGAACCAGTTGTCCTTCGTCATGCATCATCCAGATTACA ATATAGTACATTGGAAGGTGGATTTATGAATTGGAAGAAACTTGGTGATGGTTTTGAATATGCTAATCCTATACAATATAATCAGGAATATAGACAAGtagaaatggagaaaaaagcacaggaaaatgataaagaaagCGACAATTCTCAGTGGGACGAAGAGAATGAATCTGGAG AATCGTCTAATACGGAAGAAGGTGATAATGACGAGTTATCaaataattgtgaaaaatatcttatttttacaaCTGGATCCAAAACTTACACACCGCATCAAGTGGGTTtcaagagaataaaaaatttaaagtttcCTACACGATTAGATCCAGGACCGTCATTGCGTGAAAGAATAgcacaaagagaaagagaacgagaaagacAGAATTCTTACGCATTTTTTACCAATTGGTTGAATTATGAATCTGTAGCTGATCAATTTGATAAAGTAGATCACTTAATTGATTTGCATGGACACATTATAGGAATGGGACTTTCTCCAGATCATAG atatttgtatgtaaatacAAGACCATGGCCACGAGGTTATGTTATTACAAATCCATTACAACCTCCTCCAATAGCTCAAGAAATCGATATACACGTAATTGATTTAGTAACATTAAAACAAGTTGGTACCATGCTAAGAGCTCATAAGGCATATACACCAAACAAtgaatgtttctttatttttcttgatgTGTGCAATGAATATGTAGCAag cGGTGCGGAAGATAAACATGGCTATCTCTGGGATAGACATTATGGAGTATGTTTAGCCAAGTTTCCTCATTCTGATGTTGTTAATTCTGTTGCTTTCAACCCACGTGATCCTGAAATGTTAGTTACAACTAGTGATGATTATACTGTTAAAGTTTGGCGTAGTCGAGCTGTAGTTCGTTCACTGGGACTAAACGAAGATTCTTTTCGTAGAGGTATGGAAGTACGTAATAGgcgaaagtttcgaaaaagTAGTTGTAACGTTGATTGA
- the LOC122571049 gene encoding F-box/WD repeat-containing protein 5 isoform X2: MDIDESVTQENQENTNGDAIKLEERNNRLSESSERNEDWYYMPDSILLNIFQYLTPRELTIAGEVCKSWHRVSRDEFLWKDLLYQTYKIDPDIGIMPGKTSWLGEFKRLTYHTPLLETEVLKEHSHQVLHVSFSHNGKMFATCSKDGYIFVWKSQYPVSVKYLHDMKTFSWKYTQFSQFNSSDTLLLVSGVHFGTPLSTSGEIAVFRLAPGFGLQCRVINKPYDIFGTWYSEHYLLSGNLCWLAHLVSTSLLWLNKANQETSSEHVPIMTQLFRFYNGNASSVRAIMVANCLTPEQTESKEQENQPSSSNVKEERGNPPSHKDISSTSSSDNLEEEPVVLRHASSRLQYSTLEGGFMNWKKLGDGFEYANPIQYNQEYRQVEMEKKAQENDKESDNSQWDEENESGESSNTEEGDNDELSNNCEKYLIFTTGSKTYTPHQVGFKRIKNLKFPTRLDPGPSLRERIAQRERERERQNSYAFFTNWLNYESVADQFDKVDHLIDLHGHIIGMGLSPDHRYLYVNTRPWPRGYVITNPLQPPPIAQEIDIHVIDLVTLKQVGTMLRAHKAYTPNNECFFIFLDVCNEYVASGAEDKHGYLWDRHYGVCLAKFPHSDVVNSVAFNPRDPEMLVTTSDDYTVKVWRSRAVVRSLGLNEDSFRRGMEVRNRRKFRKSSCNVD; encoded by the exons ATGGACATCGACGAGAGTGTTACACAGGAAAATCAGGAAAATACAAATGGAGATGCGATTaaattggaagaaagaaacaatcgTTTGTCCGAAAGCTCCGAAAGAAATGAGGACTGGTATTATATGCCGGATTCCATactcttgaatatttttcaatatctaaCGCCAAGGGAGTTGACAATCGCTGGAGAAGTATGCAAATCATGGCACAGAGTTTCGCGCGACGAATTTCTTTGGAAAGATCTGCTCTATCAGACATATAAAATAGATCCAGACATCGGCATTATGCCAG GGAAAACATCTTGGTTAGGAGAATTTAAACGTTTAACGTATCATACACCACTCTTAGAAACAGAGGTACTTAAAGAACATTCTCACCAAGTCTTACATGTTAGCTTCTCGCATAATGGAAAGATGTTTGCCACTTGTTCAAAAGATGGATACATCTTC GTTTGGAAAAGTCAATATCCTGTCAGTGTAAAGTACCTTCATGATATGAAAACATTTAGTTGGAAATATACACAGTTTTCACAATTCAATTCTTCAGATACTTTGTTACTTGTTTCTGGTGTACACTTTGGAACACCTCTGAGCACTTCGGGTGAAATAGCAGTATTTAGATTAGCAC CTGGCTTTGGTCTTCAGTGTAGAGTAATAAATAAACCTTATGACATATTTGGAACATGGTACAGTGAACATTACCTTTTAAGTGGAAATTTATGCTGGTTGGCACATTTAGTTAGTACTAGTCTCCTATGGCTTAATAAGGCAAATCAAGAGACATCTAGTGAACATGTGCCTATTATGACACAACTGTTTAG attttacaaTGGTAATGCTTCATCAGTTCGAGCAATAATGGTAGCTAATTGTTTAACACCTGAACAAACTGAATCTAAAGAGCAAGAAAATCAGCCTTCATCTTCCAAtgttaaagaagaaaggggAAATCCACCAAGCCATAAAGATATTTCATCTACATCTTCTAGTGACAATTTAGAAGAAGAACCAGTTGTCCTTCGTCATGCATCATCCAGATTACA ATATAGTACATTGGAAGGTGGATTTATGAATTGGAAGAAACTTGGTGATGGTTTTGAATATGCTAATCCTATACAATATAATCAGGAATATAGACAAGtagaaatggagaaaaaagcacaggaaaatgataaagaaagCGACAATTCTCAGTGGGACGAAGAGAATGAATCTGGAG AATCGTCTAATACGGAAGAAGGTGATAATGACGAGTTATCaaataattgtgaaaaatatcttatttttacaaCTGGATCCAAAACTTACACACCGCATCAAGTGGGTTtcaagagaataaaaaatttaaagtttcCTACACGATTAGATCCAGGACCGTCATTGCGTGAAAGAATAgcacaaagagaaagagaacgagaaagacAGAATTCTTACGCATTTTTTACCAATTGGTTGAATTATGAATCTGTAGCTGATCAATTTGATAAAGTAGATCACTTAATTGATTTGCATGGACACATTATAGGAATGGGACTTTCTCCAGATCATAG atatttgtatgtaaatacAAGACCATGGCCACGAGGTTATGTTATTACAAATCCATTACAACCTCCTCCAATAGCTCAAGAAATCGATATACACGTAATTGATTTAGTAACATTAAAACAAGTTGGTACCATGCTAAGAGCTCATAAGGCATATACACCAAACAAtgaatgtttctttatttttcttgatgTGTGCAATGAATATGTAGCAag cGGTGCGGAAGATAAACATGGCTATCTCTGGGATAGACATTATGGAGTATGTTTAGCCAAGTTTCCTCATTCTGATGTTGTTAATTCTGTTGCTTTCAACCCACGTGATCCTGAAATGTTAGTTACAACTAGTGATGATTATACTGTTAAAGTTTGGCGTAGTCGAGCTGTAGTTCGTTCACTGGGACTAAACGAAGATTCTTTTCGTAGAGGTATGGAAGTACGTAATAGgcgaaagtttcgaaaaagTAGTTGTAACGTTGATTGA
- the LOC122571052 gene encoding succinate--hydroxymethylglutarate CoA-transferase isoform X1: MSAFMFKWIKTKHLLNIYNIKTQRHTCTSIADNKSPLSGIRILDLTRIIAGPYCTMILGDLGAEILKIEKPGTGDDARKWGPPFIEGTEEATYFLSVNRNKKSICIDLKEGRDVIYELAKKSDILVENYVPGKLKNMGLGYEDISKVAPHLIYCSLTGYGYEGPYTNRPGYDVIAASIGGLLHITGPKDGSPCKVGVAVTDLATGLYAHGAILAALYQRMKTNKGQWIQCNLLSTQVASLINIGSNYLNTGKEGVRWGSEHESIVPYEAFHTKDGYMTVGTGSNAQFLDLLKRMQLLKLSEIDKYKDNKARVKNRNELLPILREKFRTKTNKEWEIVFKGALFPYGPINTIRQVFEDPHIKHIKLVQEMEHPTGKKIKVVGPAVTYSYATNKVRTAPPMIGQHTTEILKNILNYTDDKIQILKKAKIVQ; encoded by the exons ATGTCTGCTTTCATGTTCAAATGGATAAAAACAAAGCATttacttaatatatataacatcaAAACTCAAAGGCATACATGTACAAGTATTGCAGATAATAAATCACCCTTGTCCGGAATTCGTATTTTGGATTTGACTCGAATTATTGCTGGACCATATTGTACCATGATTCTTGGTGATCTTGGTGCTGaaatcttgaaaattgaaaaaccaGGTACTGGAGATGACGCACGAAAATGGGGTCCACCATTTATAGAAGGAACTGAAGAAGCaacttattttctttctgttaatagaaacaaaaaaagtatatgtatTGATCTCAAGGAAGGTAGAGatgtaatttatgaattgGCAAAAAAGTCTGATATATTAGTGGAAAATTATGTCCCagggaaattaaaaaatatgggCTTAGGGTACGAAGATATCTCTAAAGTAGCTCCTCATCTTATATACTGCTCTTTGACTGGTTATGGATATGAAGGACCTTACACAAATAGACCAGGATACGATGTGATTGCTGCTTCTATAGGAGGCTTGTTACATATAACAGGTCCAAAAGATGGGTCACCATGTAAAGTTGGAGTAGCAGTAACTGATTTAGCAACAGGTTTATATGCCCATGGTGCGATCCTAGCAGCATTATATCAGAGGATGAAAACCAATAAAGGACAGTGGATTCAATGTAATTTACTATCAACACAAGTTGCTAGTTTAATCAACATTGGATCAAACTATTTAAATACTGGTAAAGAAGGAGTACGTTGGGGTTCAGAACATGAAAGTATTGTACCTTATGAAGCTTTTCATACAAAGGATGGTTATATGACTGTAGGAACAGGCAGTAATGCACAGTTCTTAGATTTACTTAAAAGaatgcaattattaaaattgtctgAAATAGATAAGTATAAAGATAACAAAGCTAGagtgaaaaatagaaatgaattattaccTATTCTTAGAGAAAAGTTTAGAACAAAAACTAATAAAGAATgggaaattgtttttaaaggTGCTTTATTCCCTTATGGtccaataaatacaataagaCAG gTTTTTGAAGATCCTCATATAAAACACATAAAATTGGTGCAAGAAATGGAACATCCTACagggaagaaaattaaagttgTTGGTCCTGCTGTAACATATAGTTATGCCACTAATAAAGTCCGAACTGCTCCTCCTATGATAGGCCAACATACtactgaaatattaaaaaatattttaaactatacTGATGATAAAATACAGATCTTAAAAAAAGCCAAAATTGTGCAATga
- the LOC122571052 gene encoding succinate--hydroxymethylglutarate CoA-transferase isoform X2, giving the protein MSQILHLSIADNKSPLSGIRILDLTRIIAGPYCTMILGDLGAEILKIEKPGTGDDARKWGPPFIEGTEEATYFLSVNRNKKSICIDLKEGRDVIYELAKKSDILVENYVPGKLKNMGLGYEDISKVAPHLIYCSLTGYGYEGPYTNRPGYDVIAASIGGLLHITGPKDGSPCKVGVAVTDLATGLYAHGAILAALYQRMKTNKGQWIQCNLLSTQVASLINIGSNYLNTGKEGVRWGSEHESIVPYEAFHTKDGYMTVGTGSNAQFLDLLKRMQLLKLSEIDKYKDNKARVKNRNELLPILREKFRTKTNKEWEIVFKGALFPYGPINTIRQVFEDPHIKHIKLVQEMEHPTGKKIKVVGPAVTYSYATNKVRTAPPMIGQHTTEILKNILNYTDDKIQILKKAKIVQ; this is encoded by the exons ATGTCACAGATTCTGCATCTCAG TATTGCAGATAATAAATCACCCTTGTCCGGAATTCGTATTTTGGATTTGACTCGAATTATTGCTGGACCATATTGTACCATGATTCTTGGTGATCTTGGTGCTGaaatcttgaaaattgaaaaaccaGGTACTGGAGATGACGCACGAAAATGGGGTCCACCATTTATAGAAGGAACTGAAGAAGCaacttattttctttctgttaatagaaacaaaaaaagtatatgtatTGATCTCAAGGAAGGTAGAGatgtaatttatgaattgGCAAAAAAGTCTGATATATTAGTGGAAAATTATGTCCCagggaaattaaaaaatatgggCTTAGGGTACGAAGATATCTCTAAAGTAGCTCCTCATCTTATATACTGCTCTTTGACTGGTTATGGATATGAAGGACCTTACACAAATAGACCAGGATACGATGTGATTGCTGCTTCTATAGGAGGCTTGTTACATATAACAGGTCCAAAAGATGGGTCACCATGTAAAGTTGGAGTAGCAGTAACTGATTTAGCAACAGGTTTATATGCCCATGGTGCGATCCTAGCAGCATTATATCAGAGGATGAAAACCAATAAAGGACAGTGGATTCAATGTAATTTACTATCAACACAAGTTGCTAGTTTAATCAACATTGGATCAAACTATTTAAATACTGGTAAAGAAGGAGTACGTTGGGGTTCAGAACATGAAAGTATTGTACCTTATGAAGCTTTTCATACAAAGGATGGTTATATGACTGTAGGAACAGGCAGTAATGCACAGTTCTTAGATTTACTTAAAAGaatgcaattattaaaattgtctgAAATAGATAAGTATAAAGATAACAAAGCTAGagtgaaaaatagaaatgaattattaccTATTCTTAGAGAAAAGTTTAGAACAAAAACTAATAAAGAATgggaaattgtttttaaaggTGCTTTATTCCCTTATGGtccaataaatacaataagaCAG gTTTTTGAAGATCCTCATATAAAACACATAAAATTGGTGCAAGAAATGGAACATCCTACagggaagaaaattaaagttgTTGGTCCTGCTGTAACATATAGTTATGCCACTAATAAAGTCCGAACTGCTCCTCCTATGATAGGCCAACATACtactgaaatattaaaaaatattttaaactatacTGATGATAAAATACAGATCTTAAAAAAAGCCAAAATTGTGCAATga
- the LOC122571052 gene encoding succinate--hydroxymethylglutarate CoA-transferase isoform X3 — translation MILGDLGAEILKIEKPGTGDDARKWGPPFIEGTEEATYFLSVNRNKKSICIDLKEGRDVIYELAKKSDILVENYVPGKLKNMGLGYEDISKVAPHLIYCSLTGYGYEGPYTNRPGYDVIAASIGGLLHITGPKDGSPCKVGVAVTDLATGLYAHGAILAALYQRMKTNKGQWIQCNLLSTQVASLINIGSNYLNTGKEGVRWGSEHESIVPYEAFHTKDGYMTVGTGSNAQFLDLLKRMQLLKLSEIDKYKDNKARVKNRNELLPILREKFRTKTNKEWEIVFKGALFPYGPINTIRQVFEDPHIKHIKLVQEMEHPTGKKIKVVGPAVTYSYATNKVRTAPPMIGQHTTEILKNILNYTDDKIQILKKAKIVQ, via the exons ATGATTCTTGGTGATCTTGGTGCTGaaatcttgaaaattgaaaaaccaGGTACTGGAGATGACGCACGAAAATGGGGTCCACCATTTATAGAAGGAACTGAAGAAGCaacttattttctttctgttaatagaaacaaaaaaagtatatgtatTGATCTCAAGGAAGGTAGAGatgtaatttatgaattgGCAAAAAAGTCTGATATATTAGTGGAAAATTATGTCCCagggaaattaaaaaatatgggCTTAGGGTACGAAGATATCTCTAAAGTAGCTCCTCATCTTATATACTGCTCTTTGACTGGTTATGGATATGAAGGACCTTACACAAATAGACCAGGATACGATGTGATTGCTGCTTCTATAGGAGGCTTGTTACATATAACAGGTCCAAAAGATGGGTCACCATGTAAAGTTGGAGTAGCAGTAACTGATTTAGCAACAGGTTTATATGCCCATGGTGCGATCCTAGCAGCATTATATCAGAGGATGAAAACCAATAAAGGACAGTGGATTCAATGTAATTTACTATCAACACAAGTTGCTAGTTTAATCAACATTGGATCAAACTATTTAAATACTGGTAAAGAAGGAGTACGTTGGGGTTCAGAACATGAAAGTATTGTACCTTATGAAGCTTTTCATACAAAGGATGGTTATATGACTGTAGGAACAGGCAGTAATGCACAGTTCTTAGATTTACTTAAAAGaatgcaattattaaaattgtctgAAATAGATAAGTATAAAGATAACAAAGCTAGagtgaaaaatagaaatgaattattaccTATTCTTAGAGAAAAGTTTAGAACAAAAACTAATAAAGAATgggaaattgtttttaaaggTGCTTTATTCCCTTATGGtccaataaatacaataagaCAG gTTTTTGAAGATCCTCATATAAAACACATAAAATTGGTGCAAGAAATGGAACATCCTACagggaagaaaattaaagttgTTGGTCCTGCTGTAACATATAGTTATGCCACTAATAAAGTCCGAACTGCTCCTCCTATGATAGGCCAACATACtactgaaatattaaaaaatattttaaactatacTGATGATAAAATACAGATCTTAAAAAAAGCCAAAATTGTGCAATga
- the LOC122571056 gene encoding probable RNA-binding protein 18 isoform X1, with the protein MNMEPVTKVPLPLEPIKSNHVEDRRLWVGNLDLRINEYQLLKLVQRHGTIEKFDLLFHRSGPQAGQPRGYAFVTYKTIQDAKTAKDALHNLKVGSKNIIVRWAHSVTESDMDKPKPKIDIPALAGAKKEDKRISRETAIQAIEAKLKLMKESEEEFELNKPLNGSPVIQLYQKPENPKPSTSTRYHNRSNHYHNNKPYNRHKPRR; encoded by the exons ATGAATATGGAG ccAGTTACCAAAGTTCCTTTGCCATTAGAACCCATAAAATCAAATCATGTGGAAGATAGAAGATTGTGGGTGGGCAATTTAGATTTAAGGATTAATGA GTACCAACTCCTAAAACTTGTCCAAAGACATGGAACGATCGAAAAGTTCGACCTCTTGTTTCATCGATCAGGTCCACAAGCTGGTCAACCTAGAGGTTATGCATTTGTTACATACAAAACTATTCAAGATGCTAAGACAGCCAAAGATgctttacataatttaaaagtagGATCAAAAAACATCATTGTGAGATGGGCACACAGTGTGACAGag tCTGATATGGATAAGCCAAAACCAAAAATAGATATACCTGCTTTAGCTGGAGctaagaaagaagataaaagaattag tCGTGAAACAGCAATTCAAGCTATAGAAGCAAAATTGAAACTGATGAAGGAATCGGAAGAAGAATTTGAATTGAATAAGCCTTTAAATGGATCACCTGTAATACAATTGTATCAAAAACCAGAAAATCCAAAACCGTCCACGTCAACCCGTTATCATAATCGAAGCAATCATTATCACAATAATAAGCCATATAATCGTCATAAACcaagaagataa
- the LOC122571056 gene encoding probable RNA-binding protein 18 isoform X2, whose product MNMEPVTKVPLPLEPIKSNHVEDRRLWVGNLDLRINEHGTIEKFDLLFHRSGPQAGQPRGYAFVTYKTIQDAKTAKDALHNLKVGSKNIIVRWAHSVTESDMDKPKPKIDIPALAGAKKEDKRISRETAIQAIEAKLKLMKESEEEFELNKPLNGSPVIQLYQKPENPKPSTSTRYHNRSNHYHNNKPYNRHKPRR is encoded by the exons ATGAATATGGAG ccAGTTACCAAAGTTCCTTTGCCATTAGAACCCATAAAATCAAATCATGTGGAAGATAGAAGATTGTGGGTGGGCAATTTAGATTTAAGGATTAATGA ACATGGAACGATCGAAAAGTTCGACCTCTTGTTTCATCGATCAGGTCCACAAGCTGGTCAACCTAGAGGTTATGCATTTGTTACATACAAAACTATTCAAGATGCTAAGACAGCCAAAGATgctttacataatttaaaagtagGATCAAAAAACATCATTGTGAGATGGGCACACAGTGTGACAGag tCTGATATGGATAAGCCAAAACCAAAAATAGATATACCTGCTTTAGCTGGAGctaagaaagaagataaaagaattag tCGTGAAACAGCAATTCAAGCTATAGAAGCAAAATTGAAACTGATGAAGGAATCGGAAGAAGAATTTGAATTGAATAAGCCTTTAAATGGATCACCTGTAATACAATTGTATCAAAAACCAGAAAATCCAAAACCGTCCACGTCAACCCGTTATCATAATCGAAGCAATCATTATCACAATAATAAGCCATATAATCGTCATAAACcaagaagataa
- the LOC122571057 gene encoding probable 28S ribosomal protein S25, mitochondrial, with translation MPFMIGRAPIRRTLNYLNSGKLILKDEIQIFSVNYNTHGEHHNGARQFVFWHLSQLQYKNPNVQIITFKNMTPTPFIKCYYENGNTMLIDVDSKSKEDILHHLQNVICKSLKVQEEESISKKKRDNPANFGVGCPRSCMCVIPGQIPCPAIVPLPYHMRGKYIRKQNTGEI, from the exons ATGCCGTTTATGATTGGTAGAGCACCTATACGAAGAACATTAAACTATTTAAATTCtggcaaattaattttaaaagatgaaatacaaatattttctgttaattataatacacatGGAGAACATCATAATGGTGCTAG GCAGTTTGTATTTTGGCATTTATCACAActtcaatataaaaatccaaACGTGCAAATTAtcacttttaaaaatatgacacCGACAccttttataaaatgttattatg AGAATGGAAACACTATGTTAATCGATGTAGATAGCAAATCTAAAGAAGATATATTACATCATCttcaaaatgtaatttgtaaatcaCTGAAAGTTcaggaagaagaaagtatatcgaaaaaaaagagagataaTCCTGCTAATTTTGGCGTTGGCTGTCCTAGAAGCTGTATGTGTGTAATACCTGGTCAAATACCATGTCCTGCTATAGTACCTCTGCCATATCACATGCgtggaaaatatataagaaagcAAAATACAggggaaatataa